One genomic region from Conexibacter woesei DSM 14684 encodes:
- a CDS encoding AraC family transcriptional regulator: MDALAHLLHEVRANGALFGRSIMTPPWSVRFEDSTPLTLVTMVRGEGWIHPGDESDPVAIGSCDVAIVAGAAPFSIADSAGAIVPPMYVMTGPNTCTAADGTQFDEDLMLGPRTCGESLDGPNALLTGTYQVQGRVSERLMRVLPRVLVVPDTGDIEPLKALTITEVERDAPGQQAVLDRLMDLLMLTTLREWFARPEADPPEWYRALGDPVVGRALRLLHDEPARPWTVASLASEAGVSRATFGRRFTELVGEPPMSYLTGWRLSLAADLLERTDATVESIAQQVGYESGFGLSVAFKRVYGTRPSDHRALVPA; this comes from the coding sequence ATGGACGCACTCGCCCATCTGCTGCACGAGGTGCGCGCGAACGGCGCGCTGTTCGGCCGCTCGATCATGACCCCGCCGTGGTCGGTCCGCTTCGAGGACAGCACGCCGCTGACGCTCGTCACGATGGTGCGCGGCGAGGGCTGGATCCACCCCGGGGACGAGAGTGACCCCGTCGCGATCGGCAGTTGCGACGTCGCGATCGTCGCCGGCGCGGCGCCGTTCTCGATCGCCGACAGCGCCGGCGCGATCGTCCCGCCGATGTATGTGATGACCGGGCCGAACACGTGCACCGCCGCGGACGGCACGCAGTTCGACGAGGACCTGATGCTCGGCCCGCGCACGTGCGGCGAGAGCCTCGACGGCCCGAACGCGCTGCTGACCGGCACCTACCAGGTGCAGGGTCGCGTCTCGGAGCGGCTGATGCGTGTCCTGCCGCGCGTGCTCGTCGTCCCCGACACCGGCGACATCGAGCCGCTCAAGGCGCTGACGATCACGGAGGTCGAGCGCGACGCGCCGGGCCAGCAGGCCGTGCTCGACCGGCTGATGGACCTGCTGATGCTGACGACGCTGCGCGAGTGGTTCGCGCGGCCGGAGGCCGACCCGCCCGAGTGGTACCGCGCGCTCGGCGACCCGGTCGTCGGCCGCGCGCTGCGGCTGCTGCACGACGAGCCGGCGCGACCGTGGACGGTCGCCTCGCTGGCGAGCGAGGCCGGCGTCTCGCGCGCGACGTTCGGGCGCCGCTTCACCGAGCTGGTCGGCGAGCCGCCGATGAGCTACCTGACCGGCTGGCGCCTCTCACTCGCGGCGGACCTGCTGGAGCGCACCGACGCGACCGTCGAGTCGATCGCGCAACAGGTCGGCTACGAGAGCGGCTTCGGCCTCAGCGTCGCGTTCAAGCGCGTCTACGGCACCCGCCCGAGCGACCACCGCGCGCTCGTCCCCGCCTAG
- a CDS encoding NAD(P)H-binding protein gives MTSNRRSILVLGATGKTGSRVVSQLRQHDVEVRAASRNGATRFDWGDEGTWAPALDGAGAAYVVVPEEVDGAERVSAFGALAAARGVERLVLLSARDWANSGGEAELASERAVQGAGTAWTILRPTWFAQNFSEAPWLRDPVLGGEVVLSTGQGLEPFIDADDIAAVAVAALTEDGHAGETYELSGPRLLTFGDAVAEIAAASGRDVRYVPVDQAAFAAYAAEHGAPPETIEVLNALYGWIAEGREAHLSDGVQRALGREPRDFSDYVKAAAASGAWRD, from the coding sequence ATGACATCGAACAGAAGATCCATCCTGGTGCTGGGCGCGACGGGCAAGACGGGCAGCCGCGTCGTCTCCCAGCTGCGGCAGCACGACGTCGAGGTCCGCGCGGCCTCGCGCAACGGCGCGACGCGCTTCGACTGGGGTGACGAGGGCACGTGGGCGCCCGCGCTCGACGGCGCCGGTGCCGCGTACGTCGTCGTCCCGGAGGAGGTCGATGGCGCGGAGCGGGTGAGCGCGTTCGGCGCGCTCGCGGCGGCGCGCGGCGTCGAGCGGCTCGTGCTGCTGTCGGCACGCGACTGGGCGAACTCCGGCGGCGAGGCTGAGCTGGCGAGTGAGCGCGCCGTGCAGGGCGCGGGCACCGCCTGGACGATCCTGCGCCCGACCTGGTTCGCGCAGAACTTCAGCGAGGCGCCGTGGCTGCGCGACCCGGTCCTGGGCGGCGAGGTCGTCCTCTCCACCGGACAGGGCCTGGAGCCGTTCATCGACGCCGACGACATCGCTGCGGTCGCGGTCGCCGCACTGACCGAGGACGGTCATGCGGGCGAGACGTACGAGCTGTCCGGGCCGCGGTTGCTGACCTTCGGCGACGCGGTCGCCGAGATCGCCGCGGCGAGCGGGCGCGACGTCCGCTACGTGCCCGTCGACCAGGCCGCGTTCGCCGCCTACGCCGCCGAGCACGGCGCGCCGCCGGAGACGATCGAGGTCCTCAACGCGCTGTATGGCTGGATCGCCGAGGGGCGCGAGGCGCACCTCTCCGACGGCGTCCAGCGCGCGCTCGGCCGCGAGCCGCGCGACTTCTCCGACTACGTGAAGGCGGCGGCCGCGAGCGGCGCCTGGAGGGACTGA
- a CDS encoding response regulator transcription factor, whose translation MSQPSVLVVDDDAPVRRMLERTLAAEGYDVRAAADGGAALAAVEQSVPDAVVLDVSMPGMDGLAVARRLRGKGLATPILLLTARDAIDDRVAGLDAGADDYLVKPFAAEELSARLRALLRRGRAVPELLAFADVTLDVATSRGERAGRDLELTPREAELLALLLRDPRAVVSREQALEEVWGGEWEAQPNVVDRYVAYLRKKLGDPPLIRTIRGVGFVLDA comes from the coding sequence ATGTCGCAGCCGTCCGTGCTCGTCGTCGACGACGACGCCCCCGTCCGCCGCATGCTGGAGCGGACGCTCGCCGCCGAGGGCTACGACGTGCGCGCCGCGGCCGACGGCGGCGCCGCGCTCGCGGCGGTCGAGCAGTCGGTCCCCGACGCCGTCGTGCTCGACGTCTCGATGCCGGGGATGGACGGCCTCGCGGTCGCGCGGCGCCTGCGCGGCAAGGGCCTCGCGACCCCGATCCTGCTGCTCACCGCGCGCGATGCGATCGACGACCGCGTCGCCGGCCTCGACGCCGGCGCCGACGACTACCTCGTCAAGCCGTTCGCGGCCGAGGAGCTGAGCGCGCGCCTGCGCGCGCTGCTGCGGCGCGGCCGCGCCGTGCCGGAGCTGCTCGCCTTCGCCGACGTCACGCTCGACGTCGCGACGAGCCGCGGCGAGCGCGCCGGGCGCGACCTCGAGCTGACGCCGCGGGAGGCGGAGCTGCTGGCGCTGCTGCTGCGCGACCCGCGCGCCGTCGTCTCCCGCGAGCAGGCGCTCGAGGAGGTATGGGGCGGCGAGTGGGAGGCGCAGCCGAACGTCGTCGACCGCTACGTCGCCTACCTGCGCAAGAAGCTCGGCGACCCGCCGCTGATCAGAACGATCCGCGGCGTCGGCTTCGTGCTCGACGCCTGA
- a CDS encoding choice-of-anchor D domain-containing protein, whose amino-acid sequence MDPLAARSRARRRRVLACAALGAVAALSTPAVAAAAPTATLTPATAFDAGGRQIGAPVARTYTVRSTGADPLAIGAISLSGPDAAQFAIAADTCSARDGANPLALNQTCTVQVAFAPAITGARSTTLRIATNGPALESAAIAGHGRDLLASEATLTHGAVRVGAAAPTRTVTLTNRDAAPYTLGAVTVGGSNASQFSKTADTCSSATLAAGGSCDVTVAFAPTSAGAKAATLALAGFGPAPVALAGTGVQPATALAPARRDFGVLAPGAASTARTFTLTNSGSGPLAVGRAAIAGADAGVFSITSDGCSETTVAVGRGCDVAVVFAPERGGWRSATLELPTDVEAAPPVRARLSGRGSGAGTDSDPLGELFDLADQPLLRLTGDGEDGASNVASGACDVNGDGYDDLLAGASTWSRTPVDASWEGGVYVRFGGPEVGSADLAAHGDGRVLLLEGEKRRSQAGTGVGCAGDVNGDGIDDLAVGAWAYEYDGRPSGTAAARGVAYVVFGAADLAQQSPFDLGHLGDRGFRIEGRDLPAHDHLGYAATGIGDVDGDGLADLALLANTADSADATPARRNNGILYLVPGQRGSATVDVGAAGTTLAQIHGASPGSAVEPFGLIGTVVPLGDVSGDGVPDLGIGSYTATVLGRRAAGAVFAISGAARGRVDLADSSSWLFVVGGAFQSHRVGIGLGAAGDVNGDGLGDLVIGADSTVTADSDAAYVVYGARGTQAAPIDTSALGERGYRILGAAGSATGYGVDGIGDVNRDGYDDVLVGAYSAGAGGSAWVVHGRPDPVTLPANDAASGLLPANAADTTRYLALATLTPQEGSRLDAQTAGERFGRAVAGVGDLDGNGARDLAIGSDSAARRERDRAGELTVALLPAAAPAYEPGPGGPGEPGGPGGPGGPGGPGGPGGPVGPGPGQPGGAGGGGGAGTGPLTPPATGGRRPPARAGVPRERTVAAGAATLRVPRGTLVPSVRGTLALGSVRCTAAVARCTVSATVTVRVGGRRWTLKLAPKTLRRGVSVRLSATLPPAARSALKRSARGSLVVRVVTRDEGGRRGSGTWRATLRGSR is encoded by the coding sequence ATGGATCCCCTCGCCGCCCGCTCGCGGGCGCGTCGACGCCGCGTGCTCGCATGCGCCGCGCTCGGCGCCGTCGCCGCGCTCTCGACGCCTGCCGTCGCCGCAGCCGCTCCGACCGCCACGCTGACGCCCGCCACCGCTTTCGACGCCGGCGGCCGCCAGATCGGCGCGCCCGTCGCGCGCACCTACACGGTCAGAAGCACCGGCGCGGATCCGCTCGCGATCGGCGCGATCTCGCTCTCCGGCCCCGACGCCGCGCAGTTCGCGATCGCGGCCGACACGTGCAGCGCGCGCGACGGCGCCAATCCGCTCGCGCTCAACCAGACGTGCACCGTCCAGGTCGCGTTCGCGCCGGCGATCACCGGCGCTCGCTCGACCACGCTGCGGATCGCGACGAACGGCCCCGCGCTCGAGAGCGCGGCGATCGCCGGCCACGGACGCGACCTGCTGGCGTCGGAGGCGACGCTGACGCACGGCGCCGTGCGCGTCGGCGCGGCCGCGCCGACGCGCACCGTCACGCTCACCAACCGCGACGCCGCGCCCTACACGCTCGGTGCGGTGACCGTCGGCGGCTCCAACGCGAGCCAGTTCTCCAAGACCGCCGACACGTGCAGCAGCGCGACGCTCGCCGCCGGCGGCAGCTGCGACGTGACCGTCGCGTTCGCGCCGACGAGCGCCGGCGCCAAGGCCGCGACGCTCGCGCTCGCCGGCTTCGGCCCCGCGCCCGTCGCGCTCGCCGGCACCGGCGTCCAGCCCGCGACCGCGCTCGCACCGGCCCGGCGCGACTTCGGCGTGCTCGCGCCCGGCGCCGCCTCCACGGCGCGCACGTTCACGCTCACCAACAGCGGCAGCGGGCCGCTCGCCGTCGGCCGCGCCGCGATCGCGGGTGCTGACGCGGGCGTCTTCTCGATCACTTCCGACGGCTGCTCGGAGACGACCGTCGCGGTCGGCCGCGGCTGCGACGTCGCGGTCGTCTTCGCGCCCGAGCGCGGCGGCTGGCGCAGCGCGACGCTGGAGCTTCCGACCGACGTCGAGGCGGCGCCGCCGGTGCGCGCGCGGCTGTCCGGCCGTGGCTCCGGCGCTGGCACCGACAGCGATCCGCTTGGCGAGCTGTTCGACCTCGCCGACCAGCCGCTCCTGCGGCTCACCGGCGACGGCGAGGACGGCGCGTCGAACGTCGCCTCCGGTGCCTGCGACGTCAACGGCGACGGCTACGACGACCTGCTCGCGGGTGCGTCGACCTGGAGCCGCACGCCGGTCGACGCGTCGTGGGAGGGCGGCGTCTACGTGCGCTTCGGCGGTCCCGAGGTCGGCTCGGCAGACCTCGCCGCGCACGGCGACGGCCGCGTGCTGCTGCTGGAGGGCGAGAAGCGCCGCAGCCAGGCTGGCACCGGCGTCGGCTGCGCCGGCGACGTCAACGGCGACGGGATCGACGACCTCGCCGTCGGCGCGTGGGCGTACGAGTACGACGGCCGCCCGAGCGGGACCGCCGCCGCGCGCGGCGTCGCGTACGTCGTCTTCGGCGCCGCCGACCTCGCGCAGCAGAGCCCGTTCGACCTCGGCCACCTCGGCGACCGCGGCTTCCGGATCGAGGGCCGCGACCTGCCCGCGCACGACCACCTCGGCTACGCGGCGACGGGGATCGGCGACGTGGACGGCGACGGCCTCGCCGACCTCGCGCTGCTCGCGAACACCGCCGACTCCGCCGACGCGACGCCCGCGCGCAGAAACAACGGGATCCTCTACCTCGTCCCCGGCCAGCGCGGCTCGGCGACGGTCGACGTCGGCGCGGCCGGCACGACGCTCGCGCAGATCCACGGCGCCTCGCCCGGCAGCGCGGTCGAGCCGTTCGGGCTGATCGGCACCGTCGTGCCGCTCGGCGACGTGAGCGGCGACGGCGTACCCGACCTCGGGATCGGCTCCTACACGGCGACGGTGCTCGGCCGCAGAGCGGCCGGCGCGGTCTTCGCGATCAGCGGCGCCGCGCGCGGGCGCGTCGACCTCGCCGACAGCTCCTCGTGGCTGTTCGTCGTCGGTGGCGCGTTCCAGAGCCACCGCGTCGGCATCGGCCTCGGGGCGGCCGGCGACGTCAACGGCGACGGGCTCGGCGACCTCGTGATCGGCGCCGACTCGACGGTCACGGCTGACAGCGATGCGGCATACGTCGTCTACGGCGCGCGTGGGACGCAGGCCGCGCCGATCGACACTTCCGCGCTCGGGGAGCGCGGGTACCGGATCCTCGGCGCGGCCGGGTCGGCGACCGGCTACGGCGTCGACGGCATCGGCGACGTCAACCGGGACGGCTACGACGACGTGCTCGTCGGCGCCTACTCGGCCGGCGCGGGCGGATCGGCGTGGGTCGTCCACGGGCGGCCCGACCCGGTGACGCTGCCGGCCAACGACGCCGCCTCCGGGCTCCTGCCTGCGAACGCGGCCGACACGACGCGCTACCTCGCGCTCGCGACGCTGACGCCGCAGGAGGGCAGCCGCCTCGACGCGCAGACGGCCGGTGAGCGCTTCGGCCGCGCCGTCGCCGGCGTCGGCGACCTCGACGGCAACGGCGCGCGCGACCTTGCGATCGGCTCCGACAGCGCCGCGCGGCGCGAGCGCGACCGCGCCGGGGAGCTGACCGTCGCGCTGCTGCCGGCGGCGGCACCGGCGTACGAGCCGGGGCCGGGGGGACCGGGGGAGCCCGGTGGGCCGGGTGGGCCAGGGGGTCCGGGGGGGCCGGGTGGGCCGGGGGGACCGGTGGGACCGGGGCCGGGCCAGCCGGGTGGCGCGGGCGGCGGGGGCGGGGCGGGGACGGGGCCGCTCACGCCGCCCGCCACCGGCGGCAGACGGCCGCCGGCAAGAGCCGGCGTGCCGCGTGAGCGGACGGTCGCGGCCGGTGCGGCGACGCTGCGCGTCCCGCGCGGGACGCTGGTGCCGTCGGTGCGCGGGACGCTCGCGCTCGGCAGCGTCCGCTGCACCGCCGCCGTGGCGCGCTGCACGGTCTCCGCGACCGTGACGGTGCGCGTCGGCGGCAGACGCTGGACGTTGAAGCTCGCGCCGAAGACGCTGCGCCGCGGCGTCTCCGTGCGGTTGTCGGCGACGCTGCCGCCCGCCGCACGCAGCGCGTTGAAGCGGTCGGCCAGGGGGAGCCTCGTCGTACGCGTCGTCACGCGCGACGAAGGTGGCCGCCGGGGCTCGGGGACGTGGCGCGCGACGCTGCGAGGCTCACGATGA
- a CDS encoding MFS transporter → MDLPTLSPARQRLLLAAVMSGLLLAMLDQTIVGTALPTITEQLDGGSLYVWAITAYLVPATVSLPLYARLSDRYGRRALLLCGMALFLLGSASAGAAQTMEQLIAARALQGLGAGALEALPFILVADLFGGRRNAALQGALAGLMGVSFIAGPLVGGFLTDHVGWRSVFYVNLPIGIAAMAAVAAVLPAQLGRSERRDTPLDLAGIALLTVGVGLLLVGLGERGHASAGGAPPGWTEPRTGGLIAAGLALLVAFVAVERRAAAPIVPLSLFARRRTAVLLAAAATGGFGLYAGVLLLPRYFQLVRDVSATHSGLLIYPLLLGLVVSVNVGAALIVRRLEFRRVLLGGCALTTLGALGFAGFDAGTPDWQSLLFMALLGFGVGPLLSGVQIAIQRSVAPAAIGGAMGTLLLLRQVGGAVALAAAETVYVGRLHAGETDAARATGIGVGSLALVGAVLAALALMSLPRGGGRLPAPPPAPDAADAAEQEPEAAVRA, encoded by the coding sequence ATGGATCTTCCGACGCTCTCCCCGGCGCGGCAGCGGCTGCTGCTCGCCGCTGTGATGTCCGGCCTGTTGCTGGCGATGCTCGACCAGACGATCGTCGGGACGGCGCTGCCGACGATCACCGAGCAGCTCGACGGCGGCTCGCTGTACGTCTGGGCGATCACCGCGTACCTCGTGCCGGCCACCGTCTCGCTGCCGCTCTACGCGCGCCTGTCGGACCGCTACGGGCGGCGGGCGCTGCTGTTGTGCGGCATGGCGCTGTTCCTGCTCGGCTCGGCGTCGGCCGGGGCGGCGCAGACGATGGAGCAGCTGATCGCCGCACGCGCGCTGCAGGGGCTCGGCGCCGGCGCGTTGGAGGCGCTGCCGTTCATCCTCGTCGCCGATCTCTTCGGCGGGCGCCGCAACGCCGCGCTGCAGGGCGCGCTCGCCGGGTTGATGGGCGTCAGCTTCATCGCCGGTCCGCTGGTCGGCGGCTTCCTCACCGACCACGTCGGCTGGCGGTCGGTCTTCTACGTCAACCTGCCGATCGGGATCGCCGCGATGGCCGCGGTCGCCGCCGTCCTGCCGGCGCAGCTCGGCCGCAGCGAGCGCCGCGACACGCCGCTCGACCTCGCCGGCATCGCTCTGCTGACGGTCGGCGTCGGGCTGCTGCTCGTCGGCCTCGGGGAGCGCGGACACGCGAGTGCGGGCGGGGCGCCGCCCGGCTGGACGGAGCCGCGCACCGGCGGGCTGATCGCCGCCGGCCTCGCGCTGCTGGTCGCCTTCGTCGCGGTCGAGCGGCGCGCGGCGGCGCCGATCGTGCCGCTGTCGCTGTTCGCCCGCCGCAGAACGGCGGTCCTGCTCGCCGCGGCCGCGACCGGCGGCTTCGGTCTGTACGCCGGCGTGCTGCTGTTGCCGCGCTACTTCCAGCTCGTGCGCGACGTCAGCGCGACCCACTCGGGCCTGCTGATCTACCCGCTGCTGCTGGGGCTCGTCGTCTCCGTCAACGTCGGCGCGGCGCTGATCGTGCGGCGGCTGGAGTTCCGCCGCGTGCTGCTCGGCGGCTGCGCGCTGACGACGCTCGGCGCGCTCGGCTTCGCCGGCTTCGACGCCGGCACGCCTGACTGGCAGAGCCTCCTCTTCATGGCGTTGCTCGGCTTCGGGGTCGGACCGCTCCTCTCGGGCGTCCAGATCGCGATCCAGCGCAGCGTCGCGCCGGCTGCGATCGGCGGCGCGATGGGGACGCTGCTGCTGCTGCGGCAGGTCGGCGGGGCGGTCGCGCTTGCTGCTGCCGAGACCGTGTACGTCGGCCGCCTGCACGCGGGCGAGACCGACGCCGCGCGCGCGACGGGGATCGGCGTCGGCTCGCTCGCGCTCGTCGGCGCGGTGCTCGCGGCGCTCGCGCTGATGTCGCTGCCGCGCGGCGGAGGGCGGCTGCCGGCACCGCCGCCCGCGCCGGATGCGGCGGATGCGGCGGAGCAGGAGCCGGAGGCGGCTGTGCGGGCGTGA
- a CDS encoding TetR/AcrR family transcriptional regulator — translation MAQARTPYAVAARELLRDTLFDAARDALALRPWADVTMAEIATAAGVSRQTLYKEFGSRDEFAQQFVVREGVRFLAAVEDAVRRHLDDPRAALAAALGVFLTAAAEDPIVRTLLHDDGTGGMLPLVTTQSQPVVTFASLRLTEVIHDGWPQVERAEVELLAECLVRLAISYAMLPKDPPEQAIPTVMALIEPYVERALADAGC, via the coding sequence ATGGCCCAGGCCCGCACCCCGTACGCCGTCGCGGCGAGAGAGCTGCTGCGCGACACGCTCTTCGACGCCGCGCGCGACGCGCTCGCGCTGCGCCCGTGGGCGGACGTCACGATGGCCGAGATCGCCACGGCGGCCGGCGTCAGCCGCCAGACGCTCTACAAGGAGTTCGGCTCGCGCGACGAGTTCGCACAGCAGTTCGTCGTGCGCGAGGGCGTCCGCTTCCTCGCCGCCGTCGAGGACGCGGTCAGACGTCACCTCGACGATCCGCGCGCCGCGCTCGCCGCCGCGCTCGGCGTCTTCCTGACGGCCGCCGCCGAGGACCCGATCGTCCGCACGCTGCTGCACGACGACGGCACCGGCGGCATGCTGCCGCTCGTCACGACCCAGTCGCAGCCGGTCGTCACGTTCGCCTCGCTGCGCCTGACCGAGGTGATCCACGACGGCTGGCCGCAGGTCGAGCGGGCCGAGGTCGAGCTGCTCGCCGAATGCCTCGTGCGGCTTGCGATCTCCTACGCGATGCTGCCGAAGGATCCGCCCGAGCAGGCGATCCCGACGGTGATGGCGCTGATCGAGCCGTACGTCGAGCGCGCGCTCGCGGACGCCGGCTGCTGA
- a CDS encoding FTR1 family iron permease, protein MAPRHEPRVPGAWRAKGRRRGTRSAKHLLALVALLIACGAAATATAGAAAPGAAASGATGTAPPWQAADDVRSQLFEAQTELILGTRAAAARQVERARVRYGGTLAPAIRKADPDADRAIRIAFAEAESAARAGDQVALAGARGTIRAALFAGAYDVTLDAVQDGDARTARAWLLLREFRTATRFTRPGADATLAVDQLGRRRIPPAEARQIVAKDLLDAYQGRLRELLDDAARGDERDLPARRAEASAQAAGYFGILLPRYLQDMGDARADEALAAYAAMQRAAQAGDSAAFRAAHADAVASLEGFTAAPFTEEEAARRAQQLLRFLALVPVEYGRGVKDDRVTLDFEIQEAVAFQTGADAAFQDLQATLAKRDPARTRTVAEQLARLGTIVDEATKRKEGVTSSGDVDDLTGEIEDGLEAVMPSAWKEETDESDYDLIALTLDRMEAAVGAGQYQQAEQARLEAYAFFEFGPERRLKAFDPTLALDVEGLIWFGALDQEGLANLIDKRAGRRDVRETRLVLDEKLADSAATLGDSANKTQVVVNSAILVFREGLEAVLILAAITASFVGAKRRMRRPVLIGAGLGLLASVITWVLAQTILTSLDQYGEKLEAVVGVIAIAVLLLITNWFFHKVYWSEWIGKFHRQRRRLERFDKVGFLSAQVIGLVLLGLTSVYREGFETVLFLQSLELSAGTATVVEGAGLGLAMVLAVAVLTFALQRKLPYKKMLIVTGVMIGFVLVVMVGQTARTMQGTGWLPITPMGFDPPYWASLWFGIYPTWETVGAQFAAMAFVIGSYFLAQEVRVKRPQRLARRRRAQAAVAAADGAGSTSEHVPAAATASPDGDR, encoded by the coding sequence ATGGCCCCCCGCCACGAACCGCGAGTTCCCGGGGCGTGGCGGGCCAAGGGGCGCCGCCGTGGAACTCGCAGTGCGAAGCACCTGCTCGCCCTCGTCGCGCTGCTGATCGCGTGCGGCGCGGCGGCGACCGCGACGGCGGGCGCGGCGGCGCCCGGCGCGGCCGCGTCCGGCGCGACCGGGACCGCGCCGCCGTGGCAGGCGGCCGACGACGTCCGCTCGCAGCTGTTCGAGGCGCAGACGGAGCTGATCCTCGGCACCAGAGCGGCGGCGGCGCGGCAGGTCGAGCGGGCGCGCGTCCGCTACGGGGGCACGCTCGCGCCCGCGATCCGCAAGGCCGATCCGGACGCAGACAGAGCGATCCGGATCGCGTTCGCGGAGGCGGAAAGCGCGGCGCGCGCCGGCGACCAGGTCGCGCTCGCGGGCGCGCGCGGGACGATCCGCGCGGCACTGTTCGCCGGCGCCTACGACGTCACGCTCGACGCGGTGCAGGACGGCGACGCGAGAACCGCGCGCGCCTGGCTGCTGCTCCGCGAGTTCCGCACCGCGACGCGCTTCACGCGCCCCGGCGCCGACGCGACGCTCGCGGTCGACCAGCTCGGGCGCAGAAGAATCCCGCCCGCCGAGGCGCGCCAGATCGTCGCGAAGGACCTGCTCGACGCCTACCAGGGGCGGCTGCGCGAGCTGCTCGACGACGCCGCCCGCGGCGACGAGCGCGACCTCCCCGCGCGTCGCGCCGAGGCGTCCGCGCAGGCGGCCGGCTACTTCGGGATCCTGCTGCCGCGCTACCTGCAGGACATGGGCGACGCCAGAGCCGACGAGGCGCTCGCCGCCTACGCGGCGATGCAGAGAGCGGCGCAGGCGGGCGACAGCGCCGCGTTCAGAGCGGCGCACGCCGACGCGGTCGCGTCGCTGGAGGGCTTCACCGCCGCACCGTTCACCGAGGAGGAGGCCGCTCGCCGGGCGCAGCAGCTGCTGCGCTTCCTCGCGCTCGTGCCGGTCGAGTACGGCCGCGGCGTGAAGGACGACCGCGTCACGCTCGACTTCGAGATCCAGGAGGCGGTCGCCTTCCAGACGGGCGCGGACGCCGCCTTCCAGGACCTCCAGGCAACGCTCGCCAAGCGCGACCCGGCGCGCACGAGAACGGTCGCGGAGCAGCTCGCGAGACTCGGCACGATCGTCGACGAGGCGACGAAGAGAAAGGAGGGCGTCACGTCCTCCGGCGACGTCGACGACCTCACCGGCGAGATCGAGGACGGGCTCGAGGCGGTGATGCCGTCGGCCTGGAAGGAGGAGACCGACGAGTCCGACTACGACCTGATCGCGCTCACGCTCGACCGCATGGAGGCGGCCGTCGGCGCCGGTCAGTACCAGCAGGCCGAGCAGGCGCGGCTGGAGGCGTACGCGTTCTTCGAGTTCGGTCCCGAACGGCGGCTGAAGGCGTTCGATCCCACCCTCGCGCTCGACGTCGAGGGCTTGATCTGGTTCGGCGCGCTCGACCAGGAGGGGCTCGCGAACCTGATCGACAAGCGCGCCGGCCGCCGCGACGTGCGCGAGACACGGCTCGTGCTCGACGAGAAGCTGGCCGACTCGGCCGCGACGCTCGGCGACAGCGCGAACAAGACGCAGGTCGTCGTCAACTCGGCGATCCTCGTCTTCCGCGAAGGGCTGGAGGCGGTTCTGATCCTCGCCGCGATCACGGCCTCGTTCGTCGGCGCCAAGCGGCGGATGCGGCGGCCGGTGCTGATCGGCGCCGGGCTCGGCCTGCTCGCCTCGGTCATAACGTGGGTGCTCGCGCAGACGATCCTGACGTCGCTGGACCAGTACGGCGAGAAGCTGGAGGCCGTCGTCGGCGTGATCGCGATCGCGGTCCTGCTGCTGATCACGAACTGGTTCTTCCACAAGGTCTACTGGAGCGAGTGGATCGGCAAGTTCCACCGCCAGCGCAGACGGCTGGAGAGATTCGACAAGGTCGGCTTCCTCTCCGCGCAGGTGATCGGGCTGGTCCTGCTCGGGCTCACGAGCGTCTACCGCGAGGGCTTCGAGACCGTCCTCTTCCTGCAGTCGCTGGAGCTGAGCGCCGGCACCGCGACGGTCGTCGAGGGCGCCGGCCTCGGGCTCGCGATGGTGCTCGCGGTGGCGGTCCTGACGTTCGCGCTCCAGCGCAAGCTGCCGTACAAGAAGATGCTGATAGTCACCGGCGTGATGATCGGCTTCGTGCTGGTCGTGATGGTCGGGCAGACGGCGCGCACGATGCAGGGGACCGGCTGGCTGCCGATCACGCCGATGGGCTTCGACCCGCCCTACTGGGCGAGCCTCTGGTTCGGGATCTACCCGACGTGGGAGACGGTCGGCGCCCAGTTCGCGGCGATGGCGTTCGTGATCGGCTCGTACTTCCTCGCGCAGGAGGTGCGCGTCAAGCGGCCGCAGCGGCTCGCGCGCCGCAGACGCGCGCAGGCGGCCGTCGCCGCCGCCGACGGTGCAGGCAGCACCAGCGAGCACGTGCCGGCTGCCGCCACCGCATCGCCGGACGGCGACCGCTAG
- a CDS encoding PadR family transcriptional regulator, which yields MSLRHAVLGLLAVQPSTGYELTQRFDRSLAHAWHASHSQVYPQLAQLERAGLVEVLSEGPRRSRTWEITDAGHEELRHWLVETEVDRGQRNESGVRWFFFQLLDPADRRAVVARELEYVERNGAMLDELAAKAGPETQPPSPLAPTIDLGQRINAVMAGWLRDQLAALPDDD from the coding sequence ATGTCGCTCAGACACGCCGTCCTCGGCCTGCTCGCAGTCCAACCGTCGACCGGGTACGAGCTGACGCAGCGATTCGACCGCTCGCTCGCGCACGCGTGGCACGCCAGCCACAGCCAGGTCTATCCGCAGCTCGCGCAGCTGGAGAGAGCCGGGCTCGTCGAGGTCCTCAGCGAGGGGCCGCGTCGCAGCCGCACCTGGGAGATCACCGACGCCGGGCATGAGGAGCTGCGCCACTGGCTCGTCGAGACCGAGGTCGACCGCGGCCAGCGCAACGAGTCGGGCGTGCGCTGGTTCTTCTTCCAGCTGCTCGACCCGGCTGACCGGCGCGCTGTGGTCGCGCGCGAGCTGGAGTACGTCGAGCGCAACGGCGCGATGCTCGACGAGCTGGCGGCGAAGGCGGGGCCCGAGACGCAGCCCCCGAGCCCGCTGGCGCCGACGATCGACCTCGGCCAACGCATCAACGCGGTGATGGCCGGGTGGCTCCGCGACCAGCTCGCCGCGCTGCCCGACGACGACTAG